Proteins encoded by one window of Lawsonibacter asaccharolyticus:
- a CDS encoding sortase: protein MAASPPEKEEHTMKRTMTAMLALCLAAGMALPASALEYTIEALDGPDYGKPLPWR, encoded by the coding sequence ATGGCGGCGAGTCCGCCTGAGAAGGAGGAACACACCATGAAACGAACCATGACAGCCATGCTTGCCCTCTGCCTTGCCGCGGGGATGGCCCTACCGGCCAGCGCGTTAGAATATACCATTGAAGCTCTGGATGGCCCGGACTACGGCAAGCCACTTCCGTGGAGGTAG